One segment of Massilia sp. Se16.2.3 DNA contains the following:
- a CDS encoding hybrid sensor histidine kinase/response regulator, which translates to MSTNEPSKLLIVDDLPDNLRALDALIRDPQRLVFHAHSGEEALALLLEHEFALAILDVQMPGMDGFELAELMRGTERTRHIPIVFVSAAGRELNYAFKGYETGAVDFLYKPLDPDAVRGKVNVFVALDQQRRETRRQMEALEKSRREQEILLAELNATQAELQRSLKMRDEFMSLVAHELRTPLNTLFLETQMRTLHLKRGNLAAFSGEQMGAMIKRDERQIKAMIRLIDDMLDVTRMRNGTLSVRPAPVELMGMLERVVSDLSLQAAASGCAITLAPHPPVTGCWDEFRIEQVVVNLLTNALRYGGGCDVEVSVEVEGRQASIKVADKGKGISPDDVERIFQPFERGARNGEPKGLGLGLYISRQLATAHGGELSVTSTPGQGSTFCLALPCDEVVTCAALPA; encoded by the coding sequence ATGAGCACCAATGAACCAAGCAAGTTACTGATCGTCGACGACCTGCCGGACAACCTGCGCGCCCTCGATGCCCTGATCCGGGATCCACAGCGGCTCGTCTTCCATGCCCATTCGGGCGAGGAGGCCCTGGCGCTGCTGCTGGAACACGAGTTCGCGCTCGCCATCCTCGACGTGCAGATGCCGGGCATGGACGGCTTCGAGCTGGCCGAGCTCATGCGCGGAACGGAACGCACCCGCCACATCCCGATCGTGTTCGTCTCCGCCGCCGGGCGCGAGCTGAACTATGCCTTCAAGGGCTACGAGACGGGCGCGGTCGACTTCCTGTATAAACCGCTCGACCCGGACGCGGTGCGCGGCAAGGTGAATGTGTTCGTCGCCCTCGACCAGCAGCGGCGCGAGACGCGGCGCCAGATGGAAGCGCTGGAAAAGAGCCGGCGCGAACAGGAAATCCTGCTGGCCGAGCTGAATGCTACCCAGGCGGAGCTGCAGCGCTCCCTGAAGATGCGCGACGAATTCATGTCGCTCGTCGCCCACGAGCTGCGTACGCCCCTGAACACGCTGTTCCTGGAAACCCAGATGCGCACGCTGCACCTGAAACGCGGCAACCTGGCCGCCTTTTCCGGCGAACAGATGGGCGCGATGATCAAGCGCGACGAGCGCCAGATCAAGGCCATGATCCGCCTGATCGACGACATGCTCGACGTCACCCGCATGCGGAACGGCACCCTGTCGGTGCGCCCGGCGCCGGTGGAACTGATGGGCATGCTCGAGCGGGTGGTGAGCGACCTGTCGCTGCAGGCTGCCGCCAGCGGCTGCGCGATTACCCTCGCGCCGCACCCGCCGGTCACCGGCTGCTGGGACGAGTTCCGCATCGAGCAGGTCGTGGTCAACCTGCTCACGAATGCGCTGCGCTATGGCGGCGGCTGCGACGTCGAGGTCAGCGTCGAGGTGGAAGGCCGTCAGGCCAGCATCAAGGTGGCGGACAAGGGGAAGGGGATTTCGCCGGACGATGTCGAGCGCATCTTCCAGCCCTTCGAACGCGGCGCCCGCAACGGCGAACCGAAGGGCCTGGGCCTGGGCCTGTACATCTCGCGCCAGCTGGCGACGGCCCACGGCGGCGAATTGTCGGTCACCAGCACCCCGGGACAGGGCTCGACCTTCTGCCTGGCACTGCCCTGCGACGAAGTCGTCACCTGCGCGGCCTTACCGGCCTGA
- a CDS encoding ATP-dependent DNA ligase translates to MREFARLFAELDETTATNRKLEALQGYFSTAAPENAAWAVYFLAGGKPRQAVPTKLLRQYAIEYAVLDEWLFDESYHAVGDMAETIAHILPPPTRRSDVGLAEWMMERIGPLRGAAPEVIREALFTYWDELTTPERFLFCKLIGGGFRVGVSKLLVTRALANIAAVDSKLIAQRLMGWTDGSVRPTATKFLQLIAAQSDEEHKLRGGQPYPFFLAHQLQGDPAALGELHDWQVEWKYDGIRAQLVRRGGQNYLWSRGEDLISERFPELCSVRLPEGTVVDGEVLVWDHANDAPAPFAELQRRIGRKSLSAKLLAELPAVLVCYDLLELDGVDLRQLPQHERRALLETQVAAVNQAQLKISPVVQAESWEALAALRTESRNRGVEGMMVKAKSAQYGVGRTKDVGTWWKWKVDPYSIDAVLIYAQAGHGRRASLYTDYTFAVWDDDEGHGERRLVPFAKAYSGLTDAEIAQVDNAIRKTTIEKFGPVRAVKPTMVFEIGFEGIALSSRHKAGIAVRFPRILRRRDDKTVDDADTLDTLKGLLAAGV, encoded by the coding sequence ATGCGTGAGTTTGCCCGCCTCTTTGCCGAGCTCGACGAAACCACCGCCACCAACCGCAAGCTCGAAGCCCTGCAGGGCTACTTCTCGACCGCCGCGCCGGAGAACGCCGCCTGGGCCGTGTACTTCCTCGCCGGCGGCAAGCCGCGCCAGGCGGTGCCGACCAAGCTGCTGCGCCAGTATGCGATCGAATACGCGGTGCTCGACGAATGGCTGTTCGACGAGTCCTATCATGCGGTGGGCGACATGGCCGAAACCATCGCCCACATCCTTCCGCCGCCGACCAGACGCAGCGACGTCGGCCTGGCCGAATGGATGATGGAAAGGATCGGGCCGCTCCGAGGAGCCGCCCCTGAAGTCATCCGTGAAGCCCTGTTCACCTACTGGGACGAGCTGACCACGCCCGAGCGCTTTCTGTTCTGCAAACTGATCGGCGGCGGTTTCCGCGTCGGCGTGTCGAAACTGCTGGTCACGCGCGCACTGGCCAACATCGCCGCGGTGGACAGCAAGCTGATCGCCCAGCGCCTGATGGGCTGGACCGACGGCAGCGTGCGCCCGACTGCGACCAAGTTCCTGCAGCTGATCGCCGCCCAGTCCGATGAAGAACACAAGCTGCGCGGCGGCCAGCCCTATCCCTTCTTCCTCGCGCACCAGCTGCAAGGCGACCCGGCTGCGCTCGGAGAACTGCATGACTGGCAAGTGGAGTGGAAGTACGACGGCATCCGCGCCCAGCTGGTGCGGCGCGGCGGGCAAAACTACCTGTGGTCGCGCGGCGAGGATCTGATCTCCGAGCGCTTCCCGGAACTCTGCAGCGTGCGCCTGCCAGAGGGCACGGTGGTCGACGGCGAGGTGCTGGTCTGGGATCACGCCAACGACGCACCCGCGCCTTTCGCCGAACTGCAGCGCCGTATCGGCCGCAAGAGCTTGTCCGCCAAGCTGCTGGCCGAGCTGCCGGCGGTGCTGGTCTGCTACGACCTGCTCGAACTCGATGGCGTCGACCTGCGCCAGCTGCCCCAGCACGAACGGCGCGCGCTGCTGGAAACGCAAGTCGCTGCCGTCAACCAGGCGCAGTTGAAGATCTCGCCAGTCGTCCAGGCCGAGAGCTGGGAAGCCCTGGCAGCCTTGCGTACCGAGTCGCGCAACCGCGGTGTCGAGGGCATGATGGTGAAGGCGAAAAGCGCGCAGTACGGCGTGGGCCGCACCAAGGATGTCGGTACCTGGTGGAAGTGGAAGGTCGATCCGTATTCGATCGACGCGGTGCTGATTTATGCCCAGGCGGGCCACGGGCGCCGCGCCTCGCTCTACACCGACTATACCTTCGCCGTCTGGGACGACGATGAAGGCCATGGCGAGCGCCGCCTGGTGCCCTTCGCGAAAGCCTATTCGGGCCTGACCGATGCCGAGATCGCCCAGGTCGACAACGCGATCCGCAAGACCACGATCGAAAAATTCGGCCCGGTGCGCGCCGTGAAGCCGACGATGGTGTTCGAGATCGGCTTCGAGGGCATCGCGCTGTCCTCGCGCCACAAGGCCGGCATTGCCGTGCGCTTCCCACGCATCCTGCGCCGCCGCGACGACAAGACAGTCGATGATGCCGACACCCTCGACACCCTGAAGGGCCTGCTGGCCGCCGGCGTCTGA
- the ahpC gene encoding alkyl hydroperoxide reductase subunit C encodes MSLINTQIKPFKATAYHAGKFIDLTDEQFRGTWSVLMFYPADFTFVCPTELEDLAAFQPEFEKMGVKVYGVSTDSHFAHKAWHDTSDAIKKVNYPLIGDPTGTLARNFEVMIEEEGMALRGTFVINPEGQIKVMEVHDNGIGRDASELMRKVKAAQYVASHPGEVCPAKWTEGAETLTPSLDLVGKI; translated from the coding sequence ATGTCCCTTATCAATACCCAGATCAAACCGTTCAAGGCAACCGCTTACCACGCAGGCAAGTTCATCGACCTGACCGACGAGCAGTTCCGTGGCACCTGGTCGGTGCTGATGTTCTACCCGGCCGACTTCACCTTCGTGTGCCCGACCGAACTAGAAGACCTGGCCGCATTCCAGCCGGAATTCGAAAAGATGGGTGTGAAGGTCTACGGCGTGTCGACCGACAGCCACTTCGCCCACAAGGCATGGCACGACACCTCGGACGCGATCAAGAAGGTCAATTACCCGCTGATCGGCGACCCGACCGGCACCCTGGCCCGCAACTTCGAAGTCATGATCGAAGAAGAAGGCATGGCACTGCGCGGTACCTTCGTCATCAATCCTGAAGGCCAGATCAAGGTCATGGAAGTTCACGACAACGGCATCGGCCGCGACGCGTCGGAACTGATGCGCAAAGTCAAGGCTGCCCAGTACGTCGCTTCGCACCCGGGCGAAGTCTGCCCAGCCAAGTGGACCGAAGGCGCTGAAACGCTCACGCCTTCCCTGGACCTGGTCGGCAAGATCTAA
- a CDS encoding ligase-associated DNA damage response exonuclease: MADMVVVRKEGLYCVPGGFYIDPWRPVERAVITHAHGDHARYGHGRYLTAASGVHVLRSRLGEISVDGLEYGETTTHNGVTISLHPAGHVLGSAQVRMEYGGEVWVASGDYKIEPDKTCAPFEPVRCHTFITESTFGLPIYRWEPEQRIFDDINSWWRKNAAEGRCSVIFGYSFGKAQRILSGLDPSIGPIVCHGAVEPLNRVYREGGVILPPTLMVSDLDKAALKQAIVVAPPSASGSAWMKRFGDYSDAFASGWMQLRGARRRRGVDRGFVLSDHADWPGLMSAIAATGAERIIVTHGSIPVMVKWLCQQGLDAAGFDTEYGDDDDDVGIAPQPAEVKEAAQAAETAGEQPEVQGARDA, translated from the coding sequence ATGGCAGATATGGTGGTAGTGCGCAAGGAAGGACTGTACTGCGTCCCGGGCGGGTTCTACATCGATCCATGGCGGCCGGTGGAGCGTGCCGTCATCACGCACGCCCACGGCGACCACGCGCGCTACGGCCACGGCCGCTATCTGACTGCCGCCAGCGGCGTGCACGTGCTGCGCTCGCGCCTGGGCGAGATCTCCGTCGATGGCCTGGAGTATGGCGAGACGACGACCCACAACGGCGTCACCATCTCGCTGCATCCGGCCGGGCATGTGCTCGGTTCCGCTCAGGTGCGCATGGAATACGGGGGCGAAGTCTGGGTGGCCTCGGGCGACTACAAGATCGAGCCCGATAAAACCTGCGCGCCCTTCGAGCCGGTGCGCTGCCACACCTTCATTACCGAATCGACCTTCGGGCTGCCCATCTACCGCTGGGAGCCCGAGCAGCGCATTTTCGACGACATCAACAGTTGGTGGCGCAAGAACGCCGCCGAGGGCCGCTGCAGCGTCATCTTCGGCTACTCCTTCGGCAAGGCGCAGCGCATCCTGTCCGGCCTGGATCCGTCCATCGGGCCGATCGTCTGCCATGGTGCGGTGGAACCTTTGAACCGCGTCTACCGCGAGGGCGGCGTCATTCTCCCGCCCACCCTGATGGTGAGCGACCTCGACAAGGCCGCGTTAAAGCAGGCCATCGTGGTGGCGCCACCGTCCGCCTCGGGTTCGGCCTGGATGAAGCGCTTCGGCGATTACTCCGACGCCTTTGCCAGCGGCTGGATGCAGCTGCGCGGGGCGCGCCGGCGCAGGGGTGTCGACCGCGGCTTCGTGCTGTCCGACCATGCCGACTGGCCGGGTTTGATGAGCGCCATTGCCGCCACCGGGGCCGAGCGCATCATCGTCACCCATGGCTCGATCCCCGTGATGGTCAAGTGGCTGTGCCAGCAGGGGCTGGACGCGGCCGGCTTCGATACCGAATACGGCGATGACGATGACGACGTCGGCATTGCGCCGCAGCCGGCCGAGGTGAAGGAAGCGGCGCAGGCGGCCGAGACAGCCGGGGAACAGCCGGAGGTGCAGGGGGCGCGCGATGCGTGA
- a CDS encoding chemotaxis protein CheB, giving the protein MKVAAHLDVPGDAPDPVARALAGRRIEALVIGASAGGVDALVELLPALPREGAPATVCILHVPADRESRLAELFDARLGLPVVEARDKQSVEPGTVYFAGAGYHLSIEHDRVFSLSCEPPVHYARPAIDVLMESAADAYGAALAGILLTGANHDGAEGMQRIRQRGGLTVVQDPGEAQAATMPFEAIRRCEPHLVLPLAGIRALLPLLETP; this is encoded by the coding sequence ATGAAGGTCGCCGCGCACCTCGACGTCCCTGGCGATGCACCGGACCCGGTCGCGCGCGCGCTCGCGGGCCGGCGCATCGAGGCATTGGTGATCGGTGCCTCGGCCGGCGGCGTCGACGCCCTGGTCGAGCTGTTGCCGGCGCTGCCGCGCGAGGGCGCGCCGGCCACCGTCTGCATCCTGCACGTCCCGGCCGACCGCGAAAGCCGCCTGGCGGAACTGTTCGATGCGCGCTTGGGACTGCCCGTCGTGGAAGCCCGGGACAAGCAATCCGTCGAGCCCGGCACGGTGTACTTCGCCGGCGCCGGCTATCATCTGTCGATCGAACACGATCGCGTATTTTCACTCAGCTGCGAGCCGCCCGTGCACTATGCGCGCCCGGCCATCGACGTGCTGATGGAGTCGGCCGCCGATGCCTATGGCGCGGCCCTGGCCGGCATCCTGCTGACCGGCGCCAACCATGACGGCGCCGAAGGCATGCAAAGGATCAGGCAGCGCGGTGGCCTGACCGTCGTGCAGGACCCGGGCGAAGCGCAGGCGGCCACGATGCCGTTTGAGGCGATCCGGCGGTGCGAGCCGCACCTGGTCCTGCCGCTGGCCGGCATTCGCGCACTGCTGCCCCTGTTGGAGACACCATGA
- a CDS encoding ATP-dependent DNA helicase RecQ, giving the protein MTRHDPQLLHNGLLAVRRNTIRKLLRSVFGIERLREGQQRVIDSVLDGKDTLAIMPTGGGKSLCYQIPAHILKGTTVVVSPLISLMKDQLEKLEELGIRACQVNSSLNAEEEHAALESIAAGECEIVFCTPERLASPDFLAVLKQAKIVLVAIDEAHCISQWGHDFRPAYIEMAAAIAALGQPPVLALTATATDEVMEDIGRQLNRPRMKVINTGIYRPNLHYSVRQVTNVQDKFLEARRLVAETPGVGIVYAATVKAAEEMHRMLEEAGESVTIYHGKLPAAERRANQDLFMNDERRIMVATNAFGMGIDKSDTRFVIHLQIPANLESYYQESGRAGRDGKDAQCTLLFLQDDKRLQQFFLVKHYPDAAEIRSVYEAACELAESGAVTTERIEEKLVDLNEAKIKVCLKLLKDGKLVRQNRKLEFVVTNAEPKAATFEGLAEVYVQKQDHDRASLEQMVGYAVSGFCRWKLMLDYFGDEVEGFEKCCRCDNCLNPPAALLEDIEIRDDEFDHTPEPEPSGPHFEAGMHVKVPKYGEGVVVSVAGDQVAIDFPDGEQRSFMADFVELV; this is encoded by the coding sequence ATGACCCGACATGACCCCCAACTCCTCCATAACGGCCTCCTCGCGGTGCGCCGCAATACCATCCGCAAGCTGCTGCGCTCCGTGTTCGGCATCGAACGCCTGCGCGAAGGCCAGCAACGCGTGATCGACAGTGTCCTGGACGGCAAGGACACGCTGGCGATCATGCCCACTGGCGGCGGCAAGTCGCTGTGCTACCAGATTCCGGCCCACATCCTGAAGGGCACGACAGTGGTCGTCTCGCCGCTGATCTCCCTGATGAAGGATCAGCTGGAAAAACTGGAGGAATTGGGCATCCGTGCCTGCCAGGTCAACAGCAGCCTGAATGCCGAGGAAGAGCACGCGGCGTTAGAAAGCATTGCGGCAGGGGAGTGCGAAATCGTCTTCTGCACCCCCGAGCGACTGGCCTCGCCCGACTTCCTCGCCGTACTCAAGCAAGCGAAGATCGTGCTGGTCGCCATCGACGAGGCGCACTGCATCTCGCAGTGGGGCCACGACTTCCGCCCGGCCTATATCGAGATGGCGGCAGCGATCGCCGCGCTCGGCCAGCCGCCGGTGCTGGCGCTGACGGCCACCGCCACCGACGAGGTGATGGAAGACATCGGGCGTCAGCTCAACCGCCCGCGCATGAAGGTCATCAACACCGGCATCTACCGGCCGAATCTGCATTACAGCGTGCGCCAGGTGACGAACGTGCAGGACAAATTCCTGGAAGCGCGCCGCCTGGTGGCCGAGACCCCGGGCGTGGGCATCGTCTATGCGGCCACTGTCAAGGCGGCCGAGGAAATGCACCGCATGCTCGAAGAGGCGGGCGAGTCGGTCACGATTTACCACGGCAAATTGCCGGCCGCCGAGCGGCGCGCCAACCAGGACCTGTTCATGAACGACGAGCGGCGCATCATGGTCGCGACGAACGCCTTCGGCATGGGCATCGACAAGAGCGACACCCGCTTCGTCATTCACCTGCAGATTCCCGCCAATCTCGAATCGTATTACCAGGAGTCGGGCAGGGCGGGGCGCGACGGCAAGGATGCGCAGTGCACGCTGCTGTTCCTGCAGGACGACAAGCGCCTGCAGCAGTTCTTCCTGGTGAAGCACTACCCGGACGCAGCCGAGATCCGTTCGGTGTACGAGGCAGCCTGCGAACTGGCCGAAAGCGGCGCCGTGACGACCGAGCGCATCGAGGAAAAGCTGGTCGACCTGAACGAAGCGAAGATCAAGGTCTGCCTCAAGCTGCTGAAAGACGGCAAGCTGGTGCGCCAGAACCGCAAGCTCGAATTCGTCGTGACCAATGCCGAGCCGAAGGCGGCCACCTTCGAAGGCCTGGCTGAAGTCTATGTGCAGAAGCAGGACCACGACCGCGCCTCGCTGGAGCAGATGGTCGGTTATGCCGTCAGCGGCTTCTGCCGCTGGAAGCTGATGCTCGATTACTTTGGCGACGAGGTCGAGGGCTTCGAAAAATGCTGCCGCTGCGATAACTGCCTGAACCCGCCGGCGGCGCTGCTGGAAGACATCGAGATTCGCGACGATGAATTCGACCATACGCCTGAACCCGAGCCGAGCGGCCCGCATTTCGAAGCGGGCATGCACGTCAAGGTGCCGAAGTACGGGGAGGGCGTTGTCGTGTCAGTAGCGGGTGACCAGGTTGCCATCGACTTCCCGGACGGCGAACAGCGGAGCTTTATGGCAGACTTTGTAGAACTCGTCTGA
- a CDS encoding response regulator gives MAPKASFPDDRGQKAEGARTVLVIEDEPDFARILFDLAHDLEYRCLVALTAGEGLQLAASENPDAILLDIRLPDSSGLSVLQQLKDNPATRHIPVHVVSSMENGGEALHLGAIGYALKPTSREQLEEVFRKLQEKSSQQIKRVLLVEDDERQRDSVVQLIADEDVHIDAVGSGGEALALLRSQIFDCMIIDLKLPDMQGKQLLEHMSQEELVSFPPVIVYTGRNLTRDEEAELMKYSRSIIIKGARSPERLLDEVTLFLHKVESQLSTERQHMLKTVRGRDRVFEGRTILLVDDDVRNVFALTSALEQRGANVEVGRNGFEAIAKLDEVPAIDLVLMDIMMPGMDGLEATRRIRADGRFNRLPIIAITAKAMKDDQEQCLAAGANDYLAKPIDLARLYSLLRVWMPTMERV, from the coding sequence GTGGCGCCGAAGGCCAGCTTCCCGGACGACCGCGGCCAAAAAGCGGAGGGCGCCCGCACCGTGCTGGTGATCGAGGACGAGCCCGACTTCGCGCGCATCCTGTTCGACCTGGCACACGATCTCGAATACCGCTGCCTGGTGGCGCTCACTGCCGGCGAAGGCCTGCAACTGGCTGCCAGCGAGAATCCGGACGCGATCCTGCTCGACATCCGCCTGCCGGACAGCTCGGGCCTGTCGGTGCTGCAGCAGTTGAAGGACAACCCGGCCACGCGCCACATTCCGGTGCATGTGGTGTCCTCGATGGAAAACGGCGGCGAGGCGCTGCACCTGGGCGCGATCGGCTACGCCCTGAAACCCACCTCGCGCGAACAGCTCGAAGAAGTCTTCCGCAAGCTGCAGGAAAAATCCTCCCAGCAGATCAAGCGCGTGCTGCTGGTCGAGGACGACGAACGCCAGCGCGACAGCGTGGTGCAACTGATCGCCGACGAAGACGTGCACATCGACGCGGTCGGCTCGGGCGGGGAAGCGCTGGCGCTCTTGCGCAGCCAGATTTTCGACTGCATGATCATCGATCTCAAATTGCCCGACATGCAGGGCAAACAATTGCTGGAACACATGTCGCAGGAAGAGCTGGTGTCCTTCCCGCCGGTGATCGTCTACACTGGACGGAACCTGACGCGCGACGAGGAAGCCGAGCTCATGAAGTACTCGCGCTCGATCATCATCAAGGGGGCGCGCTCGCCCGAGCGCCTGCTCGATGAGGTGACGCTGTTCCTGCACAAGGTCGAGTCGCAGCTGTCGACCGAGCGCCAGCACATGCTCAAAACCGTGCGCGGACGCGACCGCGTGTTCGAAGGCCGCACCATCCTGCTCGTCGACGACGACGTGCGCAACGTGTTCGCCCTGACGTCCGCGCTGGAGCAGCGCGGCGCCAACGTCGAGGTCGGCCGGAACGGCTTCGAAGCGATCGCGAAACTCGACGAGGTGCCGGCCATCGACCTGGTGCTGATGGACATCATGATGCCGGGCATGGACGGCCTGGAAGCGACGCGCCGCATCCGCGCCGACGGCCGCTTCAACCGCCTGCCGATCATCGCCATCACCGCCAAGGCGATGAAGGACGACCAGGAGCAATGCCTGGCCGCCGGCGCCAACGACTACCTTGCCAAGCCGATCGACCTGGCGCGCCTGTACTCGCTGCTGCGGGTCTGGATGCCCACCATGGAACGCGTTTAA
- a CDS encoding protein-glutamate O-methyltransferase CheR: MSEPMKHPPDNIDIELRMLIEAVYLKYNYDFRDYTGASQKRRVLVAMREMECATVSELQARVLHKPESFAQLLQYLTIPVTEMFRDPDYHAALRSQVIPHLGTYPSLKLWVAGCSTGEEVYSLAILLHEEGLLERSIIYATDINPESLENARRGVFPLDRMRLYTENYQKAGGKRAFSDYYTAAYGGALFERWLVENVTFADHSLATDSVFSETHFISCRNVMIYFNRRLQNRVLGLFHESLCHRGFLALGSKESIDFSTYAQRFESLARRERIFRKAVE, from the coding sequence ATGAGCGAGCCCATGAAGCATCCCCCGGACAACATCGATATCGAATTGCGGATGCTGATCGAGGCCGTGTACCTCAAGTACAACTACGACTTCCGCGATTACACTGGCGCATCGCAAAAGCGCCGGGTGCTGGTGGCCATGCGCGAGATGGAATGCGCCACCGTGTCCGAGCTCCAGGCCAGGGTGCTGCACAAGCCGGAAAGCTTTGCCCAGCTGCTGCAATACCTGACCATCCCCGTCACCGAAATGTTCCGCGATCCCGACTACCATGCGGCGCTGCGCAGCCAGGTCATCCCGCACCTGGGGACCTATCCGTCGCTGAAACTCTGGGTGGCCGGCTGCAGCACCGGCGAGGAAGTCTATTCGCTGGCCATTTTGCTGCACGAGGAAGGGCTGCTCGAACGCAGCATCATCTACGCGACCGACATCAATCCCGAGTCGCTGGAAAACGCGCGCCGCGGCGTGTTTCCGCTCGACCGCATGCGCCTGTACACCGAGAACTACCAGAAGGCCGGCGGCAAGCGCGCCTTTTCCGATTACTACACGGCGGCCTACGGCGGCGCCCTGTTCGAGCGCTGGCTGGTCGAGAACGTGACCTTTGCGGACCACAGCCTGGCCACCGATAGCGTGTTCTCGGAAACCCATTTCATCAGCTGCCGCAATGTGATGATTTACTTTAACCGGCGCCTGCAGAACCGCGTGCTCGGCCTTTTCCACGAGTCGCTCTGCCACCGCGGCTTCCTGGCGCTGGGCAGCAAGGAAAGCATCGACTTTTCCACCTACGCCCAGCGCTTCGAAAGCCTGGCGCGGCGCGAGCGCATCTTCCGCAAGGCGGTCGAATGA
- the ahpF gene encoding alkyl hydroperoxide reductase subunit F, with the protein MLEANLKKQLQAYLEKVVQPIEIVASLDASPKAREMEELLREITSLSAKISYVEASDDNVRKPSFAINRVGTDIGVRFAGIPLGHEFTSLVLALLQVGGHPIKFDDAVIEQIKNLDGDYVFEAFISLSCHNCPEVVQALNSMSIINPRIKVTTIDGGLFKEEVEARQILAVPMMFLNGEHFGQGRMSAEEILAKLDTGASKRKAAELSKKEAFDVLIVGGGPAGAAAAIYAARKGIRTGVVADRFGGQVLDTLAIENFVSVKETEGPKFAISLEEHVKHYDVDIMNLQRAAKLERNAENLFEVTTADGAVLKSKTVILSTGARWREINVPGEKEYKNHGVAYCPHCDGPLFKGKRVSVIGGGNSGVEAAIDLAGIVEHVTLIEYGAELRADAVLQRKLYSLKNVDVIKSAQTTEIHGDGKKVTGISYKDRISGETKTIELAGVFVQIGLVPNAEWLKGTLELSPYGEIEVDVRGETSLPGVFAAGDVTTVPFKQIVIAVGEGAKASLAAFDYLMRLPTAETEAIAEAEAKAA; encoded by the coding sequence ATGCTGGAAGCAAATCTCAAGAAGCAGTTGCAGGCCTATCTGGAAAAAGTGGTGCAGCCGATTGAGATCGTTGCATCCCTGGATGCGTCGCCGAAGGCGCGCGAAATGGAAGAGCTGCTCCGGGAAATCACCTCGTTGAGCGCCAAGATTTCGTACGTCGAAGCGAGCGACGACAATGTGCGCAAGCCCTCGTTTGCGATCAACCGCGTCGGCACCGATATCGGCGTGCGCTTCGCCGGCATCCCGCTCGGCCACGAATTCACCTCGCTCGTGCTGGCCCTGCTGCAGGTGGGCGGCCACCCGATCAAGTTCGACGACGCCGTCATCGAACAAATTAAGAACCTCGACGGCGATTACGTCTTCGAAGCCTTCATTTCGCTGTCCTGCCATAACTGCCCGGAAGTCGTGCAGGCGCTGAACTCGATGTCCATCATCAACCCGCGCATCAAGGTCACCACCATCGACGGCGGCCTGTTCAAGGAGGAAGTCGAAGCGCGCCAGATCCTGGCCGTGCCGATGATGTTCCTCAACGGCGAGCACTTCGGCCAGGGCCGCATGAGCGCCGAGGAAATCCTCGCCAAGCTCGATACCGGTGCGAGCAAGCGCAAGGCCGCCGAGCTGTCGAAGAAAGAAGCCTTCGACGTGCTGATCGTCGGCGGTGGTCCTGCCGGCGCGGCCGCGGCAATTTATGCCGCCCGCAAAGGCATCCGTACCGGCGTTGTCGCCGACCGCTTCGGCGGCCAGGTGCTCGACACCCTGGCGATCGAGAACTTTGTGTCGGTCAAGGAGACCGAAGGGCCGAAGTTCGCCATCTCGCTGGAAGAGCACGTCAAGCACTACGACGTCGACATCATGAACCTGCAGCGCGCCGCCAAGCTCGAGCGCAATGCGGAGAACCTGTTCGAAGTCACGACCGCCGACGGCGCGGTATTGAAGTCGAAAACGGTGATCCTCTCGACCGGCGCCCGCTGGCGCGAAATCAACGTGCCAGGCGAAAAGGAATACAAGAACCACGGCGTGGCCTATTGCCCGCACTGCGACGGTCCGCTGTTCAAGGGCAAGCGCGTGTCGGTGATCGGCGGCGGTAACTCGGGCGTCGAAGCGGCGATCGACCTGGCCGGCATCGTGGAGCACGTCACCCTGATCGAATATGGCGCCGAACTGCGCGCCGACGCGGTCCTGCAGCGCAAGCTCTACAGCCTGAAGAACGTCGACGTCATCAAGAGTGCCCAGACCACGGAAATCCATGGCGACGGCAAGAAGGTGACCGGCATTTCGTACAAGGACCGCATCAGCGGCGAAACGAAGACCATCGAACTGGCCGGCGTGTTCGTCCAGATCGGCCTGGTCCCGAACGCCGAATGGCTCAAGGGCACGCTGGAGCTGTCGCCCTACGGCGAGATCGAAGTCGATGTGCGCGGCGAAACCTCGCTGCCGGGCGTATTCGCCGCCGGCGACGTGACGACGGTACCGTTCAAGCAGATCGTGATCGCGGTAGGCGAGGGCGCCAAGGCGTCGCTGGCAGCCTTCGACTACCTGATGCGTTTGCCGACGGCCGAGACCGAGGCAATTGCCGAGGCGGAAGCCAAGGCAGCCTGA